Proteins from a single region of candidate division WOR-3 bacterium:
- a CDS encoding DUF6485 family protein has protein sequence MDCNLDKNKKDCTCTYEPCSRKGRCCDCLRYHLKHNELPACCFPPEVERTYDRSFKRFIKTVEC, from the coding sequence ATGGATTGCAATTTAGATAAGAATAAGAAGGATTGCACCTGCACCTACGAACCCTGCTCAAGAAAGGGCAGGTGCTGTGATTGTTTGCGCTATCATTTAAAGCATAATGAACTCCCTGCATGCTGTTTTCCACCCGAAGTTGAAAGGACCTATGACCGGTCTTTTAAAAGATTTATTAAAACCGTGGAGTGTTAA
- the gcvPB gene encoding aminomethyl-transferring glycine dehydrogenase subunit GcvPB — MELIFETSKSGRKGYSLPSLDVPEYKLPEKYQRRVFAELPEVSEPEIMRHFVNLSTLNHHVDKGFYPLGSCTMKYNPKINEETCRYPGFAHLHPLQPEKTVQGALKLMYELGEYLKKIVNLDGITLQPAAGAHGEFTAISMFKAYFNKKGEPRKYILIPDSAHGTNPASVNFSGFKPLTLSSDQQGLVDIKKLDELMTPEVAGLMLTNPNTLGLFEKNIKIISEIVHSKGGLLYLDGANLNALLGLVRAGDLGFDAVHFNLHKTFSTPHGGGGPGSGPVAVRTLLEPFLPVPVIKEKDGYYYFDYDIPDTIGKVQSYYGNFLVMVRAYTFIRMVGENGLNSISRSAILNANYIIQSLKDYYHLPYPGFCMHEGVLSGKNLKDNGIKTLDVAKRLLDFGFHAPTVYFPLIVSEALMIEPTESESLQTIEKFIETMIQISKEAKENPDILKSAPHNTPVRRLDEVKAVKDLKLKWQK, encoded by the coding sequence ATGGAACTTATATTTGAGACTTCAAAATCAGGGAGAAAAGGTTATTCTTTACCATCCCTGGATGTTCCTGAGTATAAATTACCTGAAAAATATCAACGCAGGGTATTTGCTGAATTACCCGAGGTTAGTGAACCGGAGATTATGCGACATTTTGTCAATCTATCAACCCTTAACCATCATGTTGACAAAGGATTTTACCCCCTCGGTTCCTGCACAATGAAATACAACCCAAAAATAAATGAAGAAACCTGCCGTTATCCTGGTTTTGCCCATCTCCATCCGTTACAGCCCGAAAAAACCGTCCAGGGTGCCTTGAAATTAATGTATGAACTCGGAGAGTATTTAAAAAAGATCGTAAATCTTGACGGGATTACACTACAGCCTGCCGCGGGCGCGCATGGTGAATTTACCGCAATCAGTATGTTCAAGGCATATTTTAATAAAAAAGGTGAGCCAAGAAAGTATATTCTGATTCCGGATTCTGCCCATGGCACCAATCCTGCCAGTGTCAATTTTTCGGGATTCAAACCTCTCACCCTAAGTTCTGATCAACAGGGGTTAGTTGATATCAAGAAACTTGATGAACTTATGACCCCCGAGGTTGCGGGGTTAATGCTTACAAACCCGAATACCCTTGGATTATTTGAAAAGAATATTAAAATAATTTCTGAGATCGTTCATTCTAAGGGAGGACTTTTATATCTTGACGGTGCTAACTTGAATGCACTCCTCGGTCTGGTGCGGGCTGGAGATTTAGGTTTTGATGCAGTCCATTTCAATCTACACAAGACATTTTCAACTCCACATGGTGGTGGTGGTCCTGGGTCAGGACCGGTAGCGGTTCGCACTCTACTTGAACCATTTTTACCGGTGCCGGTTATAAAAGAAAAAGACGGTTATTATTATTTTGACTATGACATTCCTGATACGATTGGTAAAGTCCAATCCTATTATGGTAATTTTCTTGTTATGGTGCGTGCCTATACTTTTATTAGAATGGTTGGTGAAAATGGATTAAATTCTATTTCCCGCTCTGCAATATTAAACGCAAATTATATAATTCAGAGTTTAAAAGATTATTACCATCTGCCTTATCCAGGTTTCTGCATGCATGAAGGCGTGCTTTCAGGCAAAAATTTAAAAGACAATGGAATAAAAACCCTTGATGTTGCCAAGCGCCTTTTAGATTTTGGATTTCATGCACCAACTGTATATTTTCCGTTAATTGTGAGTGAGGCATTGATGATTGAACCAACGGAGAGTGAATCACTGCAGACAATTGAAAAATTTATTGAAACAATGATACAGATAAGTAAAGAGGCAAAAGAAAATCCCGATATTCTAAAGTCTGCTCCCCATAATACACCGGTTCGCCGTCTTGATGAAGTTAAGGCAGTAAAGGATTTAAAATTAAAATGGCAGAAGTGA
- a CDS encoding glutamate mutase L, giving the protein MEIKEPKRILATDCGSTTTKAILIEKRGDEYRLIVRGEAPTTVESPFEDVTKGVLNAVREVEELANVKILDGERIIKGVNGSEGVDFYVSTSSAGGGLQMMVAGVVLTMTAESAARAALGAGAIVMDVIASNDGRLPHEKIERIRNLRPDMILLSGGVDGGTISHVVELAELIKAADPKPRFGVGYRLPVIYAGNKDARQAILDILKENTALVIVENIRPVLERENLNPARHKIHDQFMEHVMAHAPGYKKLMEMTDVPIMPTPGAVGLLVETVARKENITVIGVDIGGATTDVFSVFQGVFNRTVSANLGMSYSISNVLAETGIENIIRWLPFEIEERDLRNRIRNKMIRPTTIPHTLDDLKIEQAIAREALRLAFEQHKSMAVGLKGVQQERTISDTFAQTMTGETLIDLMALNLLIGSGGILSHAPRRNQSALMMIDAFLPQGITKLAVDSIFMMPHLGVLSTVHERSATEVFNKDCLVPLGYCIAPVGEGREGINVLKVKIEDEKGTSEKTIKFGDIELIPVPVDKKVKIILHPERGFDVGNGKGKVVETVLQGGVVGIIIDCRGRPFILPEDKKKRIELLNKWFKAVNMYPDK; this is encoded by the coding sequence ATGGAGATAAAAGAGCCAAAAAGAATTCTGGCAACTGATTGCGGAAGCACTACGACCAAGGCAATTTTAATTGAGAAAAGAGGAGATGAATATCGTCTCATTGTTCGTGGTGAGGCACCTACTACCGTTGAATCACCGTTTGAAGATGTAACAAAAGGAGTACTCAATGCAGTGCGTGAGGTTGAGGAACTTGCGAATGTAAAGATTCTTGATGGCGAGAGAATAATAAAGGGTGTTAATGGTTCCGAGGGGGTGGATTTTTATGTCTCCACTTCCAGTGCTGGTGGTGGTCTTCAGATGATGGTGGCGGGCGTAGTGCTGACAATGACCGCCGAGAGTGCGGCCCGAGCCGCACTCGGTGCCGGTGCAATTGTAATGGATGTAATTGCATCCAATGATGGTAGGTTGCCTCATGAAAAGATTGAGCGGATTAGAAATTTAAGGCCCGATATGATTCTCCTTTCGGGCGGGGTTGATGGTGGAACGATATCCCATGTTGTTGAACTTGCTGAATTAATTAAAGCAGCAGACCCCAAGCCGCGCTTTGGTGTCGGTTATAGATTGCCTGTGATATATGCGGGGAATAAGGATGCGCGTCAGGCAATACTTGATATACTGAAAGAGAATACCGCACTGGTAATCGTTGAAAACATCAGACCGGTGCTGGAACGGGAAAACCTAAATCCAGCCCGTCATAAAATTCACGATCAGTTTATGGAACATGTGATGGCACATGCACCGGGATATAAAAAACTTATGGAAATGACCGATGTCCCAATTATGCCCACACCAGGTGCAGTTGGGCTCCTCGTTGAAACGGTTGCCCGAAAAGAAAATATTACAGTGATTGGTGTTGATATTGGTGGTGCAACGACTGATGTCTTTTCAGTTTTTCAAGGTGTCTTTAACAGAACGGTTAGTGCAAACCTCGGAATGTCTTATTCAATAAGCAATGTCCTCGCTGAGACTGGCATAGAGAATATAATACGCTGGCTTCCTTTTGAGATCGAGGAAAGAGATCTTAGAAATAGAATAAGAAATAAGATGATTAGACCAACAACTATTCCTCATACCCTTGATGATTTGAAGATTGAACAGGCAATCGCACGCGAGGCATTAAGGCTTGCCTTTGAACAACATAAGTCTATGGCTGTGGGATTAAAGGGAGTTCAGCAGGAAAGGACCATCTCTGATACATTTGCCCAGACAATGACCGGTGAGACTTTGATTGACCTTATGGCACTGAATCTTTTGATCGGTTCTGGTGGTATACTTTCGCATGCACCAAGGAGAAATCAATCAGCATTGATGATGATTGATGCATTTTTGCCCCAGGGGATCACAAAACTTGCGGTTGATTCAATCTTTATGATGCCCCATCTCGGTGTGCTTTCCACTGTCCATGAACGATCAGCAACTGAGGTTTTTAATAAAGATTGTCTTGTTCCATTAGGATATTGCATTGCCCCGGTTGGCGAGGGGCGCGAAGGTATAAATGTTTTAAAAGTAAAGATTGAAGACGAGAAAGGAACGAGCGAAAAGACCATAAAATTCGGTGATATCGAACTCATTCCCGTGCCGGTTGATAAAAAAGTGAAAATTATTCTACATCCTGAACGTGGTTTTGATGTCGGTAATGGAAAAGGAAAGGTTGTGGAAACAGTCTTACAAGGTGGTGTGGTTGGCATTATTATTGATTGTCGTGGCAGACCATTTATTCTTCCCGAGGATAAGAAAAAACGGATTGAACTTCTCAATAAATGGTTCAAGGCAGTCAATATGTATCCAGATAAATAG
- the rpmF gene encoding 50S ribosomal protein L32, which produces MPVPKRRHSHSRKNKRRSQFKMKPLQYIECPKCHSPKLPHRVCPVCGTYKDSLVVAPKEEKT; this is translated from the coding sequence ATGCCTGTACCCAAAAGACGACATTCGCATTCAAGGAAAAATAAAAGACGTTCTCAGTTCAAGATGAAGCCTTTGCAATATATCGAATGTCCAAAATGCCACAGTCCAAAACTACCCCACAGGGTATGCCCGGTCTGTGGCACATACAAAGACTCGTTGGTTGTAGCCCCCAAAGAAGAAAAAACATAA
- the plsX gene encoding phosphate acyltransferase PlsX translates to MKIGFDLMGSDGSPKVEIEALKLIKDDIKQELVVAGKGDYEMEVQNLGFEYRIAEEVIGMHEIPTVAVKQKKNSSLGLLFSMLKNKEIDSIVSAGNTGAIMGFSFFELGTIEENAKPGLAITLPTESGYSVLIDVGANVKPRPVDLLYYGIMGSILARIILGKENPRIGLLNIGSESVKGDEIRQKAYQMLKDGCGNFVGNIEGNNLMKGFVDVIVTDGFTGNVLLKYSEGIIDALWHMLKETVDAAMRRKFGQFLVKPAMNDLKAKFSYEEYGGGILLGVNGVVIICHGHSSPLALKNAIIMAKKCVEFNITEEIKKVIKK, encoded by the coding sequence ATGAAGATTGGCTTTGATTTAATGGGCTCTGATGGTTCACCAAAGGTTGAGATTGAAGCATTGAAACTTATTAAGGATGATATAAAACAGGAACTCGTTGTTGCCGGTAAAGGCGATTATGAAATGGAAGTCCAAAATCTGGGATTTGAATATCGGATTGCTGAAGAAGTCATTGGCATGCATGAAATTCCTACGGTAGCAGTGAAGCAGAAAAAAAATTCTTCGTTAGGCTTACTTTTTTCTATGTTGAAAAACAAAGAGATCGACAGCATCGTGAGCGCAGGAAATACCGGCGCAATAATGGGATTCAGTTTCTTTGAATTGGGCACGATTGAAGAAAATGCGAAGCCCGGACTTGCTATAACCTTACCTACAGAATCGGGATATTCAGTTTTGATTGATGTTGGTGCAAATGTCAAACCAAGACCGGTTGATTTATTGTATTATGGTATTATGGGTTCAATTTTAGCACGAATTATTTTAGGAAAAGAAAATCCAAGAATAGGGTTATTAAACATTGGGTCAGAGAGCGTGAAGGGCGACGAGATTAGACAGAAGGCATATCAAATGTTGAAAGATGGTTGTGGAAATTTTGTGGGGAATATAGAAGGTAACAATCTTATGAAGGGTTTCGTTGATGTAATTGTGACAGATGGTTTCACCGGCAATGTTTTATTAAAATACTCTGAAGGTATTATTGATGCATTGTGGCATATGTTAAAAGAAACTGTGGATGCAGCAATGCGCAGAAAATTTGGTCAATTCCTTGTCAAACCAGCAATGAATGATTTAAAGGCAAAATTCAGTTATGAAGAATACGGCGGTGGTATATTACTCGGTGTAAATGGCGTGGTAATAATCTGCCATGGTCATTCTTCACCACTTGCCTTAAAAAATGCCATAATTATGGCAAAGAAATGTGTAGAATTTAACATTACTGAAGAAATAAAAAAGGTGATAAAAAAATGA